One Burkholderia thailandensis E264 genomic window carries:
- a CDS encoding CoA transferase — MFDFSSLPQSEQSGHARTAAYLREIWQAAHGDPELLHALEFSGAGALPSVFPVTDFASAAIGAAGVALAEFVHRATGKLPGVRVDRRYASIWFGTSLRPRGWDTSPLWDAIAGDYRTADGWIRLHTNAPHHRAAALAVLGARPDRQAVARAVEQWRGDALESAVVEHGGCAAVMRTEDEWARHPQGRAVRAEPLMIRDDVNVDGKRPAWPTQAGRPLLGVRVLDLTRILAGPVATRFLAGFGAQVLRIDPIGWDEPGTVPEVVLGKRCARVDLKSAQGRALLRRLIGEADVMVHGYRPGALDGLGFDAHERRRLNPGLVDVSLAAYGWSGPWRGRRGFDSLVQTSAGIVATGMRETGGAHPVPLPVQALDHGAGYLLATAAIRGLSHRLATGAGTRVRASLARTAALLVSGGLQEGGRPPIARETAGDLDEWCEQTSWGPAQRVRAPVAIEGAPVRWPHPARALGTSPAAWA; from the coding sequence ATGTTCGATTTTTCTTCTTTGCCTCAATCGGAGCAGTCCGGTCACGCGCGCACCGCCGCGTATCTGCGCGAAATCTGGCAGGCCGCGCACGGCGATCCCGAGCTTCTGCACGCGCTCGAATTCAGCGGCGCGGGCGCGTTGCCGTCGGTCTTCCCGGTTACCGATTTCGCATCGGCCGCGATCGGCGCGGCGGGCGTCGCGCTTGCCGAATTCGTGCATCGCGCGACCGGCAAGCTGCCCGGCGTGCGCGTCGATCGCCGCTACGCGTCGATCTGGTTCGGTACATCGCTGCGCCCGCGCGGCTGGGACACGTCGCCCTTGTGGGATGCGATCGCGGGCGACTACCGCACGGCCGACGGCTGGATCAGGCTGCACACGAACGCGCCGCACCATCGCGCCGCCGCGCTTGCCGTGCTCGGCGCGCGGCCCGACAGGCAGGCCGTGGCGCGCGCGGTCGAGCAGTGGCGCGGCGACGCGCTCGAATCGGCCGTCGTCGAGCATGGCGGCTGTGCGGCCGTCATGCGCACGGAGGACGAATGGGCGCGTCATCCGCAGGGGCGTGCGGTGCGCGCGGAGCCGCTGATGATTCGCGACGACGTGAACGTCGACGGCAAGCGGCCCGCGTGGCCGACGCAGGCCGGGCGGCCGCTCCTCGGCGTGCGCGTGCTCGATTTGACGCGCATCCTCGCGGGCCCCGTCGCGACGCGCTTTCTCGCGGGCTTCGGCGCGCAGGTGCTGCGCATCGATCCAATCGGCTGGGACGAGCCGGGCACGGTGCCCGAAGTCGTGCTGGGCAAGCGCTGCGCGCGCGTCGACCTGAAATCGGCGCAAGGGCGCGCGCTGCTGCGCCGCCTGATCGGCGAGGCCGACGTGATGGTCCACGGCTACCGGCCCGGCGCGCTCGATGGCCTCGGCTTCGACGCGCACGAGCGGCGACGGCTGAACCCCGGACTCGTCGACGTGTCGCTCGCCGCGTACGGCTGGAGCGGGCCGTGGCGCGGCCGCCGGGGCTTCGACAGCCTCGTGCAGACGAGCGCGGGCATCGTCGCGACGGGCATGCGCGAAACCGGGGGCGCGCACCCGGTGCCGCTGCCCGTGCAGGCGCTCGACCACGGCGCCGGCTATCTGCTTGCCACCGCCGCGATTCGCGGTCTTTCGCACCGGCTCGCGACGGGCGCGGGAACGCGCGTGCGCGCGTCGCTCGCGCGAACGGCGGCGCTGCTCGTGTCGGGCGGCCTGCAGGAAGGGGGCCGGCCCCCGATCGCGCGGGAGACGGCGGGCGATCTCGACGAATGGTGCGAGCAGACGAGCTGGGGGCCGGCGCAGCGCGTGCGCGCGCCGGTGGCGATCGAGGGTGCGCCGGTGCGATGGCCGCATCCGGCGCGGGCGCTCGGCACGTCGCCCGCCGCATGGGCGTAG
- a CDS encoding SDR family oxidoreductase → MNATTDTRIALVTGASRGIGAAIARRLARDGFAVAVNYASSSAEADALVGELRASGAAALAVQADVARAGDVRRMFDAVEQQLGRVDVLVNNAGILKTGPLADATDDAFERIFDINVRGTFNTLREAAKRLADGGRVINFSTTTLALKLPGYGLYNATKGAVEALSHVFAKELRGRRVSVNVVAPGPVATALFLEGKTDEQIRGYAKMPPLERLGEPEDIAGVVSFLAGPDGGWVNAQVLRANGGLA, encoded by the coding sequence ATGAACGCCACGACAGACACCCGAATCGCCCTCGTCACCGGCGCGTCGCGCGGCATCGGCGCGGCCATCGCGCGGCGCCTCGCGCGCGACGGCTTCGCGGTCGCCGTCAACTACGCGTCGAGCAGCGCCGAAGCCGACGCGCTCGTCGGCGAGCTGCGCGCGAGCGGCGCGGCCGCGCTCGCGGTGCAAGCGGACGTCGCGCGCGCGGGCGACGTGCGCCGGATGTTCGACGCCGTCGAGCAGCAGCTCGGCCGCGTCGACGTGCTCGTCAACAACGCGGGCATCCTGAAGACCGGGCCGCTCGCCGACGCCACCGACGACGCATTCGAGCGGATTTTCGACATCAACGTGCGCGGCACCTTCAACACGCTGCGTGAAGCGGCGAAGCGGCTGGCCGACGGTGGCCGGGTCATCAACTTCTCGACCACGACGCTCGCGCTGAAGCTGCCCGGCTACGGGCTCTACAACGCGACGAAGGGCGCGGTCGAGGCGCTCTCGCACGTGTTCGCGAAAGAACTGCGCGGACGCCGCGTGAGCGTGAACGTCGTCGCGCCGGGCCCGGTCGCGACCGCGCTGTTCCTCGAAGGCAAGACGGACGAGCAGATCCGGGGCTATGCGAAGATGCCGCCGCTCGAGCGCCTCGGCGAGCCGGAGGACATCGCGGGCGTCGTGTCGTTTCTCGCCGGCCCGGACGGCGGCTGGGTCAACGCGCAGGTGCTGCGCGCGAACGGCGGGCTCGCGTGA